Proteins found in one Muntiacus reevesi chromosome 2, mMunRee1.1, whole genome shotgun sequence genomic segment:
- the PLAU gene encoding urokinase-type plasminogen activator isoform X1: MRVLLACLLVCALVVSDSEGSNEVHKESGVSNCDCLNGGKCVSYKYFSNIQRCSCPKKFQGEHCEIDTSKTCYQGNGHSYRGKANTDLRGRPCLAWDSATVLLKTYHAHRSDAIQLGLGKHNYCRNPNNQRRPWCYVQVGLKQFVQECMVQDCSVGESPSSPKEQAEFQCGQKALRPRFKIVGGEFTTIENQPWFAAIYRKHRGGSVTYVCGGSLISPCWVVSATHCFISPHSDNPKKEDYIVYLGRSRSKSHTLGEMEFEVEKLILHEDYSADTLAHHNDIALLKIRTIKGQCAQPSRSIQTICLPPLYGDAHFGTRCEITGFGKEHPSDYRYPEQLKMTFVNLVSHEKCQQPHYYGAEVTDKMLCAADPQWETDSCQGDSGGPLVCTIQGRLTLTGIVSWGRECAMKDKPGVYTRVSKFLPWIHTHTRGEIDLAL, encoded by the exons ATGAGGGTCCTGTTGGCGTGCCTGCTCGTCTGTGCCCTGGTCGTGAGCGACTCCGAA GGCAGCAATGAAGTTCATAAAGAATCTGGTGTAT CCAACTGTGACTGTCTGAACGGAGGAAAATGTGTGTCTTACAAGTACTTCTCCAACATTCAGCGATGCAGTTGCCCAAAGAAATTCCAAGGGGAGCACTGTGAGATAG ATACATCGAAAACCTGCTATCAGGGGAATGGTCACTCTTACCGAGGGAAGGCCAACACAGACCTCAGAGGCCGGCCCTGCCTGGCCTGGGACTCTGCCACTGTCCTTCTGAAAACGTATCATGCCCACAGATCTGATGCCATTCAGCTGGGCCTGGGGAAACACAATTATTGCAG GAACCCGAACAATCAGAGAAGGCCCTGGTGCTACGTGCAGGTTGGCCTAAAGCAGTTTGTCCAGGAGTGCATGGTGCAGGACTGCTCTGTTG gagaaagTCCCTCCTCTCCTAAGGAGCAAGCAGAGTTCCAGTGTGGCCAGAAGGCTCTGAGGCCTCGCTTTAAGATTGTTGGGGGAGAATTCACCACCATCGAGAACCAGCCTTGGTTTGCAGCCATCTATAGGAAGCATCGAGGAGGCTCGGTCACCTATGTGTGCGGTGGCAGTCTCATCAGTCCCTGCTGGGTGGTCAGCGCCACACACTGCTTCAT ATCTCCCCACAGTGATAACCCAAAGAAGGAGGACTACATTGTCTACCTGGGTCGGTCAAGGAGTAAATCCCACACACTTGGGGAGATGGAATTTGAGGTGGAAAAGCTCATCCTGCATGAGGACTACAGTGCGGACACCCTTGCTCACCACAATGATATTG CCTTGCTGAAGATCCGTACCATCAAAGGCCAATGTGCACAGCCCTCCCGGTCCATACAGACCATCTGCCTGCCCCCACTATATGGAGATGCCCATTTTGGCACAAGGTGTGAGATCACTGGCTTCGGAAAAGAGCATCCCT CTGACTATCGCTACCCAGAGCAGCTGAAAATGACTTTTGTGAATCTGGTTTCCCATGAGAAGTGTCAGCAGCCCCACTACTATGGTGCTGAAGTCACTGACAAAATGCTGTGTGCGGCTGACCCACAGTGGGAAACAGATTCCTGCCAG GGAGACTCAGGGGGCCCGCTGGTCTGCACTATCCAAGGCCGCCTGACCCTGACTGGGATTGTGAGCTGGGGCCGTGAATGTGCCATGAAGGACAAGCCAGGAGTCTACACAAGGGTCTCAAAATTCCTGCCCTGGATCCACACTCACACCAGGGGGGAGATTGACCTTGCCCTCTGA
- the PLAU gene encoding urokinase-type plasminogen activator isoform X2 has protein sequence MRVLLACLLVCALVVSDSEGSNEVHKESGVSNCDCLNGGKCVSYKYFSNIQRCSCPKKFQGEHCEIDTSKTCYQGNGHSYRGKANTDLRGRPCLAWDSATVLLKTYHAHRSDAIQLGLGKHNYCRNPNNQRRPWCYVQVGLKQFVQECMVQDCSVGESPSSPKEQAEFQCGQKALRPRFKIVGGEFTTIENQPWFAAIYRKHRGGSVTYVCGGSLISPCWVVSATHCFIDNPKKEDYIVYLGRSRSKSHTLGEMEFEVEKLILHEDYSADTLAHHNDIALLKIRTIKGQCAQPSRSIQTICLPPLYGDAHFGTRCEITGFGKEHPSDYRYPEQLKMTFVNLVSHEKCQQPHYYGAEVTDKMLCAADPQWETDSCQGDSGGPLVCTIQGRLTLTGIVSWGRECAMKDKPGVYTRVSKFLPWIHTHTRGEIDLAL, from the exons ATGAGGGTCCTGTTGGCGTGCCTGCTCGTCTGTGCCCTGGTCGTGAGCGACTCCGAA GGCAGCAATGAAGTTCATAAAGAATCTGGTGTAT CCAACTGTGACTGTCTGAACGGAGGAAAATGTGTGTCTTACAAGTACTTCTCCAACATTCAGCGATGCAGTTGCCCAAAGAAATTCCAAGGGGAGCACTGTGAGATAG ATACATCGAAAACCTGCTATCAGGGGAATGGTCACTCTTACCGAGGGAAGGCCAACACAGACCTCAGAGGCCGGCCCTGCCTGGCCTGGGACTCTGCCACTGTCCTTCTGAAAACGTATCATGCCCACAGATCTGATGCCATTCAGCTGGGCCTGGGGAAACACAATTATTGCAG GAACCCGAACAATCAGAGAAGGCCCTGGTGCTACGTGCAGGTTGGCCTAAAGCAGTTTGTCCAGGAGTGCATGGTGCAGGACTGCTCTGTTG gagaaagTCCCTCCTCTCCTAAGGAGCAAGCAGAGTTCCAGTGTGGCCAGAAGGCTCTGAGGCCTCGCTTTAAGATTGTTGGGGGAGAATTCACCACCATCGAGAACCAGCCTTGGTTTGCAGCCATCTATAGGAAGCATCGAGGAGGCTCGGTCACCTATGTGTGCGGTGGCAGTCTCATCAGTCCCTGCTGGGTGGTCAGCGCCACACACTGCTTCAT TGATAACCCAAAGAAGGAGGACTACATTGTCTACCTGGGTCGGTCAAGGAGTAAATCCCACACACTTGGGGAGATGGAATTTGAGGTGGAAAAGCTCATCCTGCATGAGGACTACAGTGCGGACACCCTTGCTCACCACAATGATATTG CCTTGCTGAAGATCCGTACCATCAAAGGCCAATGTGCACAGCCCTCCCGGTCCATACAGACCATCTGCCTGCCCCCACTATATGGAGATGCCCATTTTGGCACAAGGTGTGAGATCACTGGCTTCGGAAAAGAGCATCCCT CTGACTATCGCTACCCAGAGCAGCTGAAAATGACTTTTGTGAATCTGGTTTCCCATGAGAAGTGTCAGCAGCCCCACTACTATGGTGCTGAAGTCACTGACAAAATGCTGTGTGCGGCTGACCCACAGTGGGAAACAGATTCCTGCCAG GGAGACTCAGGGGGCCCGCTGGTCTGCACTATCCAAGGCCGCCTGACCCTGACTGGGATTGTGAGCTGGGGCCGTGAATGTGCCATGAAGGACAAGCCAGGAGTCTACACAAGGGTCTCAAAATTCCTGCCCTGGATCCACACTCACACCAGGGGGGAGATTGACCTTGCCCTCTGA